A region of Moorena sp. SIOASIH DNA encodes the following proteins:
- the folP gene encoding dihydropteroate synthase, giving the protein MDKGKLTIQNYSFHWGKRTYIMGILNVTPDSFSDGGVYYTLEAALRQAHALVDAGADIIDIGGQSTRPGAEQISLPEELKRVVPVVEGIRSVVKIPISVDTTRASVAKAAVEAGADMVNDISGGTFDPDMLPVVAQLGVPIVLMHIRGTPVSMQKLTDYQDLIGEIYSFLENQVNAAIAAGIKRSHIIIDPGIGFAKTAEQSVEILRQLPRFDALGVPMLVGVSRKSFIGRIINQPDPKDRIWGTAAACCSAIAGSADILRVHDVRQLYDVCRVADAIWRV; this is encoded by the coding sequence ATGGATAAAGGAAAATTAACCATCCAGAACTATTCTTTCCACTGGGGCAAACGAACCTATATCATGGGTATCTTGAACGTTACCCCCGATAGTTTTAGTGATGGCGGAGTATATTATACCCTAGAAGCTGCCTTAAGGCAAGCTCACGCTCTAGTAGATGCTGGTGCTGATATTATCGATATTGGTGGTCAATCGACTCGACCTGGTGCCGAGCAAATTTCCCTACCCGAAGAACTAAAACGAGTTGTGCCTGTGGTAGAGGGAATCCGTTCAGTGGTGAAGATACCGATTTCTGTCGATACCACTAGAGCATCTGTGGCTAAGGCTGCGGTAGAAGCTGGTGCGGATATGGTCAATGATATTTCCGGTGGCACATTTGACCCAGACATGTTGCCAGTCGTAGCGCAGTTGGGGGTACCCATTGTATTAATGCATATCCGAGGCACCCCCGTTTCCATGCAAAAACTGACTGATTATCAAGACTTAATTGGGGAAATCTATAGCTTTCTTGAGAATCAGGTCAATGCCGCAATCGCAGCAGGAATTAAGCGATCGCATATTATTATTGACCCAGGCATTGGTTTTGCCAAAACCGCTGAGCAAAGTGTAGAGATTCTGCGGCAACTGCCTAGGTTTGATGCCCTTGGTGTACCGATGTTAGTCGGAGTATCTCGCAAAAGCTTTATTGGACGCATTATCAATCAACCAGACCCCAAGGATCGAATTTGGGGAACTGCTGCGGCTTGTTGCAGTGCCATTGCCGGTTCAGCAGACATCCTGCGGGTACACGATGTTCGCCAGCTCTATGATGTCTGCCGTGTTGCTGATGCGATTTGGCGTGTTTAA
- a CDS encoding DUF4340 domain-containing protein — protein sequence MKLQRTTLILVICAILLGGGVYIYEIQGSEKREAAKIPKKPIFNFTEDEIQSFTVNSDDKTLVFERASEPESGWRMKKPKEATASDAVVSFLLNLLAQGKSDRILTVSPDQLPEYGLDKPSATITVKLKNQDTPKLILGNLDFTRSFLYAQILPLDSKSEQSEVLLVPVDFQYAVSRPLSEWLVNQDKAEEDKPSAAEKTD from the coding sequence ATGAAACTACAACGGACAACTCTGATTTTAGTCATTTGTGCCATCCTCCTGGGGGGAGGTGTATATATTTATGAAATTCAGGGTTCTGAAAAGCGAGAAGCTGCTAAAATCCCTAAAAAACCTATATTTAATTTCACTGAAGACGAGATTCAATCTTTTACTGTTAATAGTGATGACAAGACCTTAGTATTTGAGCGAGCCAGTGAGCCAGAATCGGGTTGGCGGATGAAAAAGCCCAAAGAGGCGACAGCCAGTGATGCGGTTGTTTCCTTTTTGTTGAACTTGCTGGCTCAGGGCAAAAGCGATCGCATTCTGACGGTTAGCCCTGACCAACTTCCAGAGTATGGATTGGACAAGCCCTCAGCAACTATAACAGTGAAACTGAAAAATCAGGACACTCCGAAGCTGATCTTAGGCAACTTGGACTTTACTCGCAGTTTCCTATATGCTCAAATCCTACCACTGGATTCCAAATCTGAGCAGTCGGAGGTGCTGTTAGTGCCAGTGGACTTTCAGTATGCGGTCTCACGCCCCCTCTCAGAATGGCTGGTTAATCAGGACAAGGCTGAAGAAGACAAGCCATCTGCTGCTGAAAAAACTGACTAG
- a CDS encoding polyribonucleotide nucleotidyltransferase, giving the protein MVEIDKSISFDGRDIRLKVGLLAPQSGGSVMIQSGDTAVLVTATRAPGREGIDFLPLVVDYEERLYAAGRIPGGFLRREGRPPEKVILTSRLIDRPLRPLFPSWLRDDIQIVATTLSMDEQVPPDVLAVTGASIAVLQGSIPFYGPMAAVRVGLLGDDFMINPTYKEIENGDLDLVVAGSPQGVIMVEAGANQLPEQDIIEAIDFGYEAVQDLIKAQQDLLEELGIEIVIGEAPAVDSKLEEFIRVRATDKIKAVLSQFDLDKNGRDVALDEVKDSAVKAEISQLKEDDPIRVAVTEDSALVDKLFKSLTKKLMRTQIVEEGVRVDGRKLDQVRPVSCQTSLLPQRVHGSALFNRGLTQVLSTVTLGTPGDAQTLDDLNPEDEKRYLHHYNFPPFSVGEVKPLRSPGRREIGHGALAERALVPVLPPQHEFPYVIRVVSEVLSSNGSTSMGSVCGSTLALMDSGVPITKPVSGAAMGLIKEGEEVRILTDIQGIEDFLGDMDFKVAGTDTGITALQMDMKITGLSMDTVAQAIEQAKPARLHILEKMLAVIDTPSTDMSPFAPRLLTMRIDPEFIGTVIGPGGKTIKGITEQTGAKIDIEDDGTVTVSAMDGDRATKAINIIQGLTRKLNEGDVYVGRVTRIIPIGAFVEILPGKEGMIHISQLADYRVGKVEDELAVGDEVVVKIREIDNKGRLNLTRLNIHPDEAAAAREAAAL; this is encoded by the coding sequence TCAATATCCTTTGATGGACGGGATATTAGACTCAAAGTAGGTCTACTTGCCCCTCAATCTGGTGGTTCAGTAATGATACAGTCGGGGGATACAGCAGTTCTAGTGACAGCAACTCGTGCCCCTGGTCGAGAAGGGATCGATTTTCTGCCCTTGGTAGTTGACTACGAAGAAAGACTCTACGCAGCAGGTCGGATTCCAGGTGGTTTCCTCAGGCGGGAAGGCCGTCCTCCAGAAAAAGTTATTTTAACTAGCCGTCTAATTGACCGTCCCTTGCGTCCGTTATTTCCCAGTTGGCTACGAGATGATATACAGATTGTAGCAACTACCCTGTCTATGGATGAACAAGTACCGCCAGATGTTTTGGCAGTTACTGGTGCATCGATTGCTGTGTTGCAGGGCAGCATTCCCTTCTATGGACCAATGGCAGCTGTACGGGTAGGGTTACTCGGGGATGATTTTATGATTAATCCCACCTACAAAGAAATCGAAAACGGCGACTTGGACTTAGTCGTAGCTGGTTCCCCACAAGGGGTAATTATGGTAGAAGCCGGTGCCAATCAATTACCCGAACAAGATATAATCGAGGCCATCGACTTCGGCTACGAAGCGGTACAAGACTTGATCAAAGCCCAGCAAGACCTGCTTGAGGAGTTGGGAATTGAAATAGTGATTGGCGAAGCCCCAGCCGTAGACTCGAAACTAGAAGAATTTATCCGCGTCCGCGCCACTGACAAAATTAAAGCTGTCCTCTCCCAATTTGACCTGGACAAAAACGGTCGGGATGTTGCCTTGGATGAAGTTAAGGACAGTGCTGTCAAAGCAGAAATTTCTCAACTCAAAGAGGATGACCCAATCCGTGTAGCGGTTACTGAAGATAGCGCATTAGTCGATAAGCTGTTCAAAAGCCTCACCAAAAAACTGATGCGTACTCAGATTGTGGAAGAGGGAGTGCGCGTAGATGGTCGCAAGCTAGACCAAGTGCGTCCAGTGTCTTGTCAAACCAGTCTATTACCTCAGCGAGTTCATGGTAGCGCTTTGTTCAACCGAGGACTAACCCAAGTCCTATCTACTGTTACCTTGGGAACACCTGGAGATGCCCAAACTCTAGATGACCTTAACCCAGAAGATGAGAAGCGCTATCTGCACCACTACAATTTCCCACCCTTTTCTGTAGGGGAAGTCAAGCCATTGCGATCGCCCGGACGGCGTGAAATTGGTCACGGAGCCTTAGCAGAACGAGCATTAGTCCCAGTGTTGCCCCCTCAACACGAATTTCCCTATGTGATCCGGGTAGTATCGGAAGTCCTCTCTTCCAATGGTTCCACCTCCATGGGCTCGGTTTGTGGTTCAACTCTGGCCTTGATGGATTCAGGTGTACCCATTACCAAACCCGTTAGTGGTGCAGCCATGGGTTTGATCAAAGAAGGAGAGGAAGTGCGCATTCTCACCGATATTCAAGGTATTGAAGACTTTTTGGGTGACATGGACTTCAAAGTCGCCGGTACCGATACTGGCATCACGGCTTTGCAAATGGACATGAAAATCACTGGTTTGTCCATGGATACCGTAGCCCAGGCCATTGAGCAAGCCAAACCGGCCAGACTGCATATCCTAGAAAAGATGCTGGCGGTGATTGACACACCCTCCACAGACATGTCACCCTTTGCTCCTCGCCTCTTAACCATGAGGATTGATCCAGAGTTCATTGGTACCGTGATTGGTCCAGGGGGTAAGACAATTAAAGGAATTACCGAGCAAACTGGGGCAAAAATCGATATTGAAGATGACGGTACAGTTACCGTATCTGCTATGGATGGGGACAGAGCCACAAAAGCTATCAATATCATCCAAGGCTTAACCCGCAAGCTGAATGAAGGGGATGTCTATGTTGGTCGTGTCACCCGGATTATTCCCATTGGTGCCTTTGTGGAAATACTTCCTGGCAAAGAAGGCATGATTCACATTTCCCAACTAGCTGACTATCGAGTTGGCAAAGTGGAAGATGAGTTAGCGGTAGGAGATGAGGTAGTTGTCAAAATACGAGAAATTGACAACAAGGGTCGTCTTAATTTAACCCGTTTGAACATTCATCCCGACGAAGCTGCCGCAGCACGGGAAGCAGCAGCATTATAG
- the tpiA gene encoding triose-phosphate isomerase has product MRKIVIAGNWKMYKTQAETAEFLKGFLPELEQTPIEREVVLCAPFTDLGVMSEHVQNTPVQIGAQNIHWENAGAYTGEIAGAMLKEIGVRYVIVGHSERRQYFGETDETVNKRLHAAQRHSLIPILCVGETKAQRDAGQTEEIITKQLEKDLVNVDQQNLVIAYEPIWAIGTGDTCDASEANRIIGLIRSLLKEANVPIQYGGSVKPNNIDEIMAQSEIDGVLVGGGSLEPASFARIVNYQ; this is encoded by the coding sequence GTGCGCAAAATTGTTATAGCTGGTAACTGGAAAATGTACAAAACTCAAGCGGAAACCGCTGAGTTTTTAAAGGGATTTTTGCCTGAGCTGGAGCAAACTCCCATAGAACGGGAGGTTGTTCTGTGTGCTCCCTTCACCGACTTAGGTGTGATGTCTGAGCATGTACAAAATACTCCTGTACAGATCGGGGCTCAGAATATCCACTGGGAAAATGCTGGAGCCTACACTGGTGAAATTGCTGGTGCAATGCTCAAGGAAATTGGTGTGCGCTATGTCATTGTTGGTCATAGTGAACGGCGTCAATACTTCGGCGAAACTGACGAAACCGTTAATAAACGCCTTCACGCTGCTCAGCGTCACAGTTTGATTCCAATTCTGTGTGTTGGGGAAACTAAAGCACAACGGGATGCTGGTCAAACAGAAGAAATTATTACCAAGCAGTTGGAAAAAGACCTAGTCAACGTTGACCAGCAAAATTTAGTGATTGCTTACGAACCGATCTGGGCAATTGGTACTGGAGACACTTGTGATGCATCAGAAGCGAATCGAATCATTGGATTGATTCGCTCCTTACTCAAGGAAGCTAATGTCCCAATTCAATATGGTGGCTCCGTCAAACCCAATAATATTGATGAAATTATGGCTCAATCAGAAATTGATGGAGTACTGGTGGGCGGAGGAAGCTTGGAACCTGCTAGCTTTGCCAGGATTGTCAATTATCAGTAG
- a CDS encoding tetratricopeptide repeat protein: MVVDSESEGMEAEFYYRGIDKIRQGDLNEAIEEFDKALEINPNFAEAYYKRAMARFDLGDQQGAIADYTMALQINSESIEVYFGRGLARLALGDATGAIEDANQILKINPNQPAACKLQGSAYRKLGDNQAAIASFKQAAQLYLDQKDKLNCRRCLESINQIQQQQILALGRAQTNDFCHQAINKVNTGKYREALEDFNWLLEVDPKNAQAYCYRGIVHCKLRDYRRAIQDLGQAMELNPQDAQVRYHRGLVRIELGDYRGAIDDLTKLLQSNPENRDVLIHRGNAYIQMGDYRQAIEDYSRVITLKPNDAQSYRYRATAREKFEDLRGAFEDYQQAANLYFDQQDWTNYRKLLDKLKQLQPLQLSEGSSNRESQAPSNTKPSRELQQRLLRLVGGQSDIATRLLDLAKGKYPGMPEKWYWEKVIKDLER; encoded by the coding sequence ATGGTAGTTGATTCAGAGTCAGAAGGAATGGAAGCAGAGTTTTACTACCGAGGAATAGATAAGATTCGTCAAGGAGACTTGAACGAAGCAATTGAGGAATTTGACAAAGCCTTAGAGATTAATCCGAACTTCGCCGAAGCCTACTATAAACGAGCTATGGCTCGCTTTGACTTAGGGGATCAACAAGGTGCGATCGCCGATTATACAATGGCTTTACAAATCAATTCTGAAAGTATTGAAGTTTATTTCGGGCGGGGTTTGGCTCGATTGGCACTGGGAGATGCCACTGGAGCAATAGAAGATGCCAATCAAATACTTAAGATTAATCCTAACCAGCCTGCAGCTTGTAAGCTTCAGGGTAGTGCCTACCGTAAGTTAGGAGATAATCAGGCTGCGATCGCATCATTTAAACAAGCAGCTCAGCTCTACCTAGACCAAAAAGATAAATTAAATTGTCGTCGTTGTCTTGAGAGTATCAATCAAATTCAACAACAGCAAATACTAGCTTTGGGTCGAGCGCAGACTAACGATTTTTGCCATCAAGCAATCAATAAAGTTAACACAGGCAAGTACCGAGAAGCCTTGGAGGATTTCAACTGGCTCCTTGAGGTTGACCCCAAAAATGCTCAAGCTTATTGCTATCGAGGTATTGTTCACTGCAAACTCCGTGATTACAGGAGAGCAATTCAAGACCTTGGTCAAGCCATGGAACTAAATCCCCAAGATGCTCAGGTCCGTTACCATCGAGGATTAGTACGTATTGAACTGGGAGATTACCGGGGAGCTATTGATGACTTGACCAAGTTACTACAAAGCAATCCGGAAAATCGGGATGTCTTGATTCATCGGGGTAATGCCTATATCCAGATGGGAGACTATCGCCAAGCCATCGAAGACTATTCCCGAGTTATTACTCTTAAACCCAATGATGCTCAATCATATCGTTATCGGGCAACCGCTCGTGAAAAGTTTGAGGATCTACGGGGAGCATTTGAAGATTATCAACAAGCGGCAAACCTGTATTTCGATCAACAAGACTGGACTAATTATCGGAAACTGCTCGATAAGCTCAAACAGCTACAGCCATTACAACTGAGCGAGGGGTCGAGCAATCGAGAATCACAAGCACCATCAAATACCAAACCTAGTAGGGAGTTGCAACAAAGACTACTGAGACTGGTAGGAGGACAATCGGATATCGCCACACGCCTACTTGACTTGGCTAAAGGAAAATACCCGGGGATGCCAGAAAAATGGTATTGGGAGAAGGTGATCAAAGATTTAGAACGATAG
- a CDS encoding methionine gamma-lyase family protein, translated as MNSSQRLQAAEKALFPIFYGIDTAVKQNLKKVLNSFRAHRVGVHHFASVSGYGHDDLGRKTLDMVFADVMGAEAAAVRVQFVSGTHAIACCLFGILRPGDEMLAIAGAPYDTLEEVIGLRGDGQGSLLEFGIRYRQLSLTSEGSLDWSALATAVGENTRLVFIQRSCGYSWRKSLSLSEIEKIVKLVKQQNPDTICFVDNCYGEFVEEREPTAVGADLMAGSLIKNPGGTIATAGGYVAGKADLVEAATCRLTAPGIGSSGGATFDQNRLLFQGLFLAPQMVGEALKGSHLIAHTLSELGYPVNPPPMLPRRDVIQAVELGSAEKLIAFCRGIQQNSPVGSYLDPVPAAMPGYESQLVMAGGTFIDGSTSEFSADGPLKDPYIVFCQGGTHWTHIAIALESAIEAIGTADS; from the coding sequence ATGAACAGCTCTCAAAGGCTGCAAGCAGCAGAAAAAGCACTATTTCCGATCTTTTATGGTATTGACACCGCCGTCAAGCAAAATCTCAAAAAGGTACTGAATTCTTTTCGAGCACATCGTGTAGGAGTGCATCACTTTGCTAGTGTTTCAGGCTATGGTCATGATGATTTAGGACGGAAAACTCTCGACATGGTATTTGCTGATGTCATGGGAGCTGAAGCGGCAGCGGTGCGGGTACAATTTGTTTCCGGAACCCATGCGATCGCATGTTGCCTGTTTGGGATACTGCGTCCTGGAGATGAAATGCTAGCGATTGCCGGTGCCCCTTACGATACCTTGGAAGAGGTGATTGGTTTACGAGGTGATGGTCAAGGTTCCCTACTAGAATTTGGGATTCGTTACCGCCAGTTGTCCCTAACTAGTGAGGGGAGTTTAGATTGGTCAGCCTTGGCAACAGCGGTAGGAGAGAATACCCGCCTGGTTTTCATTCAGCGTTCCTGTGGGTATTCTTGGCGAAAGAGTCTTTCATTATCAGAAATAGAAAAAATTGTCAAGCTTGTCAAACAACAAAATCCTGATACTATCTGTTTTGTCGATAACTGTTACGGGGAATTTGTAGAAGAGCGAGAACCAACAGCAGTAGGAGCAGATTTGATGGCGGGTTCCCTAATTAAAAATCCTGGGGGAACGATTGCTACTGCTGGAGGCTATGTAGCTGGAAAAGCTGACTTAGTTGAAGCCGCGACCTGTCGTCTGACTGCTCCAGGGATTGGTAGTTCAGGTGGGGCAACTTTCGATCAGAATCGATTGCTGTTTCAAGGATTATTCCTAGCTCCCCAAATGGTTGGTGAAGCCCTCAAAGGGAGTCATTTAATCGCTCATACTCTTTCAGAACTGGGTTATCCTGTCAATCCCCCACCGATGCTACCCCGTAGGGATGTGATTCAAGCCGTTGAGTTGGGTTCAGCGGAAAAATTAATTGCTTTCTGTCGAGGGATACAACAGAATTCTCCCGTAGGTTCCTACCTCGACCCTGTCCCAGCCGCAATGCCTGGTTATGAGAGTCAGTTAGTGATGGCTGGGGGGACTTTTATTGATGGCAGTACGTCAGAATTTTCTGCCGATGGTCCGCTCAAGGACCCTTATATTGTGTTTTGTCAGGGAGGAACCCATTGGACTCATATTGCGATCGCATTAGAATCTGCCATTGAAGCCATCGGAACAGCTGATAGCTGA
- a CDS encoding fatty acid desaturase, with product MTIATSDNLRLDWVVITYMAFIHLTALFALLPSNFNWTAVGLMIFFHWVTGGLGVTLGWHRLVTHRSFQTPKWLEYFLVFCGTISCQGGVIAWVGLHRIHHLHSDTQPDPHDSHQGFWWSHMAWMLHKIPADEQISKFTKDISGDRVYQFFDKYFVLVQVVLGLLLYAIGGWPFVVWGIFVRLVLVFHCTWFVNSATHKFGYRTYESNDCSKNCWWVALLTYGEGWHNNHHAYQYSARHGIKWWEIDLTWMTIQFLQQLGLAKNVKLISPEQT from the coding sequence ATGACAATTGCTACTTCAGATAATCTTCGTTTAGATTGGGTCGTTATTACCTATATGGCCTTTATTCACCTAACAGCGCTGTTTGCCTTACTTCCGAGCAACTTTAACTGGACAGCAGTAGGCTTAATGATCTTTTTCCACTGGGTGACAGGGGGCTTGGGGGTAACTCTGGGATGGCATCGCTTAGTGACCCACCGCAGTTTTCAGACACCCAAGTGGTTAGAATACTTCCTAGTTTTCTGTGGTACCATTTCCTGTCAAGGAGGAGTGATCGCTTGGGTAGGACTACACCGCATCCATCATTTGCACTCTGACACCCAACCCGATCCTCATGACTCCCATCAAGGGTTTTGGTGGAGTCACATGGCTTGGATGTTGCATAAAATTCCTGCTGATGAGCAAATTTCTAAATTCACTAAAGATATTTCTGGAGATCGGGTTTATCAGTTTTTCGACAAGTATTTTGTGCTTGTTCAAGTGGTTCTAGGACTGTTGCTGTATGCCATCGGTGGCTGGCCATTTGTAGTGTGGGGGATTTTTGTGCGGCTAGTACTGGTGTTTCACTGTACCTGGTTTGTCAACAGTGCTACTCACAAATTTGGTTATCGCACCTATGAGTCTAATGATTGCTCAAAAAACTGCTGGTGGGTAGCCCTACTAACCTATGGCGAAGGCTGGCACAACAATCACCATGCTTATCAGTATTCTGCAAGGCATGGCATTAAATGGTGGGAAATTGACCTGACTTGGATGACGATTCAGTTCCTACAACAGCTGGGTTTAGCCAAAAACGTGAAACTGATTAGTCCTGAACAGACGTAA
- a CDS encoding S8 family serine peptidase, translating into MKIPIQKTLVWLLGGLSISGVIAPALGLDTSISEAGINVYRLHQPPYNLTGRKIAIGQVEIGRPGLFGKDKAAIKNRTVTPAGVFYRNTPAQPNTHVDEHAAMVAAVMVSRDKGLPGVAPGAKLYASAVGSLSRSGQPEECLSAQHIAQQNGSDVRAINFSFGESLQRDPREKAVLDGNALLTLCIDWSARVHDVLYVIAGNQGKGGIPIPTDNFNGINAAYTAKRQGVFNKIDFANLSALPVGIGRRLIRQEINVGSRRSINLVAPGNKISLYDLKGKVTKVSGTSFAAPHITGAVALLQEFGDSALRKLRSRQQKLFLMQSLRAETTNTGLHRLWMNWSTDSRRHEVMKAVLLNSADKIQDLGDGMLLGMSRTIRAKDNHNWLESDAYQDPKIPLDMQMGTGHLNGFRAYQQFKLGQWSPSGIGVPPVGWDYRAVEKSSYRDYVLTKPLAEGSFISLTLAWDRLVELEDENNNDAYDVGESFRDRGLNNLDLYLMPVGEEDTTKSVCASISEADAVEHIFCKIPAQGRYKIRVQYQQQVNQPSQAYGLAWWTVPDPQ; encoded by the coding sequence ATGAAAATTCCGATCCAAAAAACACTGGTATGGCTATTGGGTGGTTTAAGTATCTCAGGGGTAATCGCGCCAGCCTTGGGATTAGATACATCAATCTCAGAAGCTGGTATTAATGTCTATCGGTTACACCAACCCCCCTATAATTTAACAGGTCGCAAAATTGCCATTGGGCAAGTGGAAATTGGTAGACCTGGGTTATTTGGTAAGGATAAGGCCGCTATCAAGAATCGGACAGTAACTCCTGCGGGAGTATTTTATCGTAACACCCCAGCACAACCTAATACCCATGTTGATGAACATGCGGCTATGGTAGCAGCTGTGATGGTTAGTCGAGACAAAGGGTTGCCGGGAGTAGCACCTGGGGCAAAACTCTACGCTTCAGCAGTTGGCTCCCTGTCTAGGAGTGGACAACCGGAAGAGTGCTTGTCGGCTCAGCATATTGCTCAGCAAAATGGCTCAGATGTACGGGCAATTAATTTTAGTTTTGGTGAATCCCTACAGCGGGACCCGAGGGAGAAAGCGGTGCTGGATGGCAATGCGCTGTTAACTCTATGTATCGATTGGTCAGCTAGGGTGCATGATGTGTTATATGTGATTGCTGGCAACCAAGGGAAAGGGGGCATTCCTATCCCCACAGATAATTTTAATGGTATCAATGCAGCATACACAGCCAAGCGTCAGGGAGTTTTTAATAAGATAGACTTTGCTAACTTGAGTGCTTTACCAGTTGGTATTGGTCGTCGTCTGATTCGGCAAGAAATTAATGTTGGTTCCCGCCGCTCCATTAATTTGGTAGCTCCTGGCAACAAGATATCCTTGTATGACCTCAAAGGTAAAGTGACTAAGGTCAGTGGTACCAGTTTTGCTGCTCCCCATATCACTGGTGCTGTAGCATTGCTACAGGAATTTGGTGATTCCGCTTTGCGCAAGCTGCGCTCAAGACAACAAAAACTATTCTTGATGCAGTCGCTCAGAGCGGAAACCACCAATACCGGTCTGCATCGCTTGTGGATGAATTGGAGTACAGATTCCCGACGCCATGAAGTGATGAAGGCAGTCTTGCTTAATTCTGCTGACAAAATCCAAGATCTCGGTGATGGGATGCTACTAGGGATGAGTCGCACGATTCGGGCAAAGGATAATCACAACTGGTTAGAGTCTGATGCTTACCAAGACCCTAAAATTCCTCTGGATATGCAGATGGGGACAGGACATCTCAATGGGTTTCGAGCTTACCAGCAATTTAAACTCGGCCAATGGAGTCCCAGTGGCATTGGAGTGCCACCAGTAGGTTGGGATTACCGTGCTGTGGAGAAATCATCTTATCGGGACTATGTGTTGACAAAACCCCTAGCAGAAGGAAGTTTTATCTCCTTGACTCTGGCTTGGGATCGTTTGGTGGAGTTGGAGGATGAGAATAATAATGATGCTTATGATGTTGGGGAGAGTTTTCGCGATCGCGGTTTGAATAATCTTGACCTCTATTTAATGCCAGTGGGAGAAGAGGACACTACCAAAAGTGTCTGTGCTTCTATAAGTGAAGCGGATGCTGTGGAACATATTTTCTGCAAAATCCCTGCTCAGGGTCGCTACAAAATTCGGGTTCAGTATCAACAACAAGTTAATCAGCCGTCTCAAGCTTATGGTTTAGCTTGGTGGACAGTTCCAGATCCCCAATGA
- a CDS encoding stomatin-like protein produces the protein MDILLSILAPVILVAFGYSVGTTKVVQEGNEALVERFGKYRKKLEPGLNFNVVPFIDKIAVEESTREQILDIEPQQAITKDNVQVEVDAIVYWQILDMYKAFYAVDNVHEAIENLVMTTLRSTIGQLELDETYASRDRINQNLLQQLDDASADWGVKVMRVEVQEIKPPQTIIDALEKERAAKSEKQAKILQAEGTVESIQMISKALEEEANTQKVLQFLIAQRYVEANEKLGESSNSKVVFMDPKALSEAMTDLLQTESVGESN, from the coding sequence ATGGATATTCTTCTTAGCATACTCGCCCCAGTTATTTTAGTAGCCTTTGGCTACAGCGTCGGTACCACAAAAGTTGTTCAAGAGGGAAATGAAGCTCTTGTAGAACGCTTTGGTAAGTATCGTAAAAAACTAGAGCCTGGTCTTAACTTCAATGTAGTTCCGTTTATAGACAAGATTGCCGTAGAAGAGAGTACCCGTGAGCAGATTTTAGACATTGAACCCCAGCAGGCAATCACCAAAGATAACGTTCAGGTAGAAGTCGATGCGATCGTGTATTGGCAAATTTTAGATATGTACAAAGCGTTTTATGCTGTAGACAATGTTCATGAGGCGATTGAAAATTTAGTCATGACCACCCTGCGTTCTACCATTGGTCAGTTGGAACTAGATGAGACTTATGCCTCTCGAGACAGAATCAATCAGAACTTATTGCAACAACTAGATGATGCCTCTGCTGATTGGGGAGTCAAGGTGATGCGGGTTGAGGTGCAAGAGATTAAACCACCCCAGACTATTATCGATGCCCTAGAGAAGGAGCGAGCTGCTAAGAGTGAGAAACAAGCCAAAATTTTACAGGCTGAAGGTACAGTGGAGTCGATCCAAATGATCTCCAAAGCTCTTGAAGAGGAAGCTAATACTCAGAAAGTCCTACAGTTCTTGATCGCTCAACGCTATGTAGAAGCCAATGAAAAATTAGGTGAAAGCAGCAATTCTAAAGTCGTCTTTATGGATCCAAAAGCACTGAGCGAAGCTATGACCGATTTGCTTCAAACTGAATCTGTGGGCGAGAGTAATTAG